The following DNA comes from Acidimicrobiia bacterium.
CCCCGACCTCACCGAAGAGATGAACGCGATCGGGCGGGCGTGCGGGCTCACCCCCGAAGAGATGATCGTCGTGGGGGGTTTTACCGATTTTGTCGATGCGGTGCGGGCCAGCACCGGCGGCCCGATGCCACCAGAAGTGATTGAGGACGACTGTACGGCGTTTATCGTCCCGGATGGTCGCTCTCAGGGAGCCGGCTATTTCGGCCAGACCTGGGATATGCATGATACGGCTACTGAGTTTGTGGTGCTATGCGACCTACGCCCTGTCAACAAGCCACGGGCTCTGGTATTTACAACGACCGGGTGTCTTGGCCAGATCGGCATGAACGAAGCCGGTGTAGCGGTGGGAATCAATAATCTCACCGCGGTCGACGGTCGGCCAGGCGTCACGTGGCCGCATGTAGTGCGAAAAGCGCTCGAGCAGACTTCGGCCGAAGACGCTCGAGATGTGATCGCCGGCGCCTCCCTGGCGGGGGCCCACAGCTATCTGGTCTTTGACTCCGAAGGGGTCGGATTCAACCTGGAGGCCACGCCGACCGCCACTGCCGTGTTTGAACTACATGAGGAAGTGCTTGTCCATACAAACCACATGCTGAGCGATGCCACCGTCGGCCTGGAAGTAGCCAGACCACCCCAGCTTCAGGCAAGCTCGGAAGCGAGACTTGCCAGGGCCCGCCTACTCCTCTCCGACGGCGATATCGACGAGAAGACCCTGATGGCCGTGACTCGCGACGGTGAGTCGATTTGTCAGATCGGTTACGACCCCTATCACGTTGAATCCTGTGGGGCGGCGATCATGCGACCACAGACCAAAGACTTCTGGGCGGTGTGGGGGCTACCCGATCAGAACGAATACGAGCCGTTTAGCCTGGCGGTGTCGTGAACCTCGAGTATGTGCAGGTCAGACCGGACCACGCCGATGCCCTCGTTGCCCTGGAGGCGTCCGCCTTCCCAACGGCCGACCGAGGCGAGCTCCTTTCGGTAGCCGGAGTGCTGAAGCAGTGCGAAATGTTCCCTGAAGGCGGGTTTGTCGTTGTGGATCACGACGCCGGGGATCGGGTGGTGGCGTTCGCCATGGGGTGTTTTGTCGACTTCGACTTCGATCGCCCCCAGCATCACATCGACGAGGTGGTCGGCCCGCTCGGATCTGATTACCACCTCGAATTCGGTGAGTGGTACTACGGAACCGATATTGCGGTAGCAAATGACTATCAACGGCTCGGGATTGGCCGTCAGCTGTATGGGCTCCGCAAGGATCTGATCCGGCGCCTCAACCGCGCCGGACTGGTTGCCGGGGGAGTTATTCCTGGATTTGCCAACCACAAAAACGACATGACCGCTGAGGAGTACGTCGCCCGGGTATCAGCTCGGGAGCTGACAGATCCGACCTTGACGATGCAACTCGACAACGGTTTCGAGGCCCTCGGTGCCCTGGAGAACTACTGGACGGACCAGGCGGTCGACAGCTGGGCGAGCCTGATTGTTTGGAGGAACCCCGACTTCGACCCGGAGTGCCTGGCTGCTCAACGCGCCGGGATCCGGCCCGGACCTGCCCATGGATGAGGTGTGGCGGTTTGCCCAGTTTGTGACGTTTGCCGGGGTGCCGTCGGTGGAACTGGCCGGGCTGGCGCAAGGTGGGGCCGATGTGGTGATTGTGGGAGCTCCGCTCGATTGGGGAGCCACCTACCGGGGCGGCGCACGATTCGGGCCTAAAGCAATCAGGGAGGCCGACTACCTCGATGCTGACGCAGTCCGTCCTCATCTGCCGACCGGAATCAATCCATTCGATGAGTTCCGTGTGGTGGATGTTGGCGACGTGCCGGTCCCCCCTGGTTACCTTGAGATCGGCCTTGACCGGATAGCCGACGCCGTCGAGATGATTGCGGCCAAAGGTGCCGTCCCAATCGTCCTCGGTGGAGATCATTCGATCACCTATGGCAATGGCACCGGGTTGGCCCGCGTGCACGGTCCGGGATCTTTCGGACTGGTTCATTTTGACGCGCACGCCGACACTGGCGAAACAAATGCCGGCCAGTTGCATGGCCATGGGACACCGATGCGCCGACTCATAGAGTCGGGTGCGGTGCCCGGCAACCGGTTTGTCCAGATCGGCCTTCGGGGTTATTGGCCAGGACCGGCCACGGTGGCGTGGATGGCGGAGCAAGAAATGAAGGTTTTCTTGATGTCCGAGATCGTGGACCGGGGCCTGCGTCCAGTAGTAGCGGACGCGGTGGCGGCTTGCACCGATTCGGCATCGAAAGGAATCTTCATCTCGGTTGATGTCGATGTGGTCGATCCCGGTATGGCACCGGGAACCGGAACGCCCGAACCGGGGGGGCTGACGTCGCGCGAACTGCTCGATACAGTCCGGCGCCTGGCGAGAGAGCTTCCGGTGGTCGGTGCCGACATTGTCGAAGTGTCACCGCCATACGACGGGCCCGGACAGATCACCGCGTTTCTGGCCAACCGGGTGGTCCTTGAGATTTTGAATGGGATGGCCGAGCGGAAGGTTATGGGGCGATCATGAGACTGGAAGAGGCGAAAACGACACCGTTCTGGTGGGAGGCCGTACAAGCCAAAGTTACTCGACCCCATCTGGGGGGTGACCTCGACGTCGATGTGGCGATTGTCGGGGCCGGTTACACGGGTCTGTGGACCGCTTACTACCTCAAAGAACACGACCCGTCGCTCAAGGTGGCCGTGCTTGAGAAACATCACGTCGGTTTCGGGGCGTCGGGGCGAAACGGCGGCTGGTGTCATGCTGAATACCCGCTCGGAATCGGGGTCCTGGCCAAAGAACACGGAAAGTCCGAGGCGGTTCGGTTCATGCGGGCTCTTCACGAGTCAGTGGTTCAGGTGGGTCGGGTCGTTGCCACGGAAGAGATTGATTGCCACTTTGTCCAAGGCGGGGTGCTTTCAGTTGCCAGGAGCGACGTTCACTTGAAAAGAGTGAAGGAGCAAATCGAGGAAGCCAGGCACCTCGGCCTTGGCAAGGACGACCTTCGAGAGTTGTCCGGCACCGAAGCCCGCCAAATGCTCAATGCCACCGGTGTGATTGGCGGGACGTGGCATCCTCACGGGGCGGCGATTCAACCGGCCTTGCTGGTTCACGGTTTGGCGGCAGCCTGCGAACGGCGCGGCGTCATGATCTATGAGGATTCGGCTGTTGAGCAACTCGCTCCCCGACGGGTGATCACCCGGCACGGCACGGTCACCGCCCCGATGGTGGTTCGAGCCACGGAAGGGTTCACGAGCGATCTTCCCGGCTTCAAACGGGCGATGGTGCCGTTGTACTCGTTGATGGTCGCAACCGAACCGTTGTCCGATGAGATGTGGGAGGAGATCGGCCTCAAGACCCGACCGACGTTCGGAGACTTCCGGAACTTGATCATCTACGGGCAGCGTACCGTCGATGGGCGGTTGGCCTTCGGGGGGCGCGGGGCTCCCTACTACTTTGGGTCGTCAACTGCACCCGAGAACGATATCCACGATCGAGTCCACGCCGAGATCATCCGGTCGCTTGGCGAACTGTTCCCCCGGTTGGCTGACGTGGCGATTACCCATCGTTGGGGTGGTGCGCTCGGGGCGCCTCGCGACTGGCGACCGTCGGTCAGCATCGACCGGGCAGCTGGAATCGCCTGGGGTGGCGGATATGTCGGAGACGGTGTCAACACGGCTCATTTGTCGGGCCAAACGCTGGCCGACTTGATTCTCGAACGCGATACGGACCTGGTAACGATGCCTTGGATACAACACGAGTGGAAGACCTGGGAGCCCGAACCGCTCCGTTTTGTTGGCATCAACGCCGGATTGTGGATGGCCAAGGCAGCCGATGCTTCCGAATTGAGGCGCGGCAAGGCGTCTCGGTGGGGGACGGTCGGCAACTGGATGCGCGGCAAGACCCGTTGATTCGTTTGTGAAACCTCCTTGCGACAAGCTTTTTGACGCTTCATCGAACCGACCGCGACTGGTTCGTGCTAGACATTGCAAGAGCTTCAGCGATTCACTCGTAGAAGGGGGGCCCTGTTGGATCTGCAGTATGTGAACCTAAGCGATCGATGGGTGAGCCAATGTGCCTCCCTTGAGTTAGCAGCGTTTCCTCAAGCCGATCCGGATGATCTGTTGAACGCCGATGATCTGGCTGCTTACGCACGGACCTTCCCCGAGGGGTTTTTCGTTTGCCTCGACGGCGATCGGGTCGTTGGCCAAGCCGGTGGGATCCTTGTCGATTTTGACTTTGATCACCCGCAACACACGATCGCCGAGATCACCGGCGAGCATCAGTGTGGTAATCACAATCCGGACGGCGCCTGGTACTACGGCACCGATATCGTCGTGGACCCCGAGTACCGACGGCGGGGGATCGGCAAGAGGCTGTACGAGCTTCGTAAGGAACTGGTGCGTAAACAGAATCGCCGGGGCATTATTGCCGGGGGCTATATCCACGGGTTCGCCGACCACAAGGAAGTTATGTCGGCGGCCGATTATGTGGAGAAGGTGGCGGCCGGGGAACTGTACGACCGTACGCTTAGCTTTCAACTGGAGAACGGGTTTGAGGTCAGGGGGGTTCTGGCCGACTACATCGATGACCCCGATATCGACGGGTGGGCTGCGTTGATCGTGTGGTCCAATCCGGATCACGTGTGAAGTATGTGTTCGGAAACGGGCAGGTCTTCTTGGGCGATTCCGCCCGCAGTTGGTCTCACGCGGTCGGGGTGCGTGACGGGAAGGTCGCCGTGGTCGGTTCAGAAGCGGCCGTTCGTGAGGAGATCGGTGCGGGTGCGGTCGACGTCGATCTAGGCGGCCGGTTCCTGATCGCCGGCTTTCAGGATGCCCATGTTCATCCGATGATGGGTGGACTGGCCCGAATGCGATGCAATCTGGAGCATGTCGGCGACCTGGGAACCGCTCTGACGGTCGTTGCGGAATACGTCATGGGTACCGATACGGAATGGGTGCTCGGCGGGGGGTGGAACTACTACTGGTTCGAAGGGGGCAATCCGCCGGCTGCCCTGCTCGACGCCATAACCGACCGACCCGTCTACCTCGGTGGAGCCGATGGTCACTCTGGTTGGGCGAATTCCACCGCGCTGCGTCTGGTCGGCATCACGGCGGCGACGCCCGATCCGAGAGATGGTCGCATCGAACGCCTACCAGACGGTTCGCCACAAGGCACCCTCCATGAAGGGGCTATGCGTCTGATGGAACGCGCCACGCCACAGCCGGATGCGGCGACGTTGCGAGCGGCTCTCCTGGAAGGTCAGCGCTACCTACTCTCGCTGGGGATCACCGCCTGGCAAGATGCGTGGGTCACCGAGCCAATTCATGAGACATATAGGGAACTCGCCATCTCGGGAGATCTCAAGGCGACCGTGCGGGGCTGTCTGTGGTGGGATCGCGAACGAGAAATGGGTCAACTCGATGAGTTGATCGAAGCCAGCCGCGAGGGCGTCGGCTCCTATGATCCGCGAACGATCAAGCTCATGCTTGACGGCGTCTGCGAGAACCACACTGCCGCCCTTCTTGAGCCGTACCTCGACCAGGCGGGAATCGAGACGGACAACACCGGATTCGACTTCATTGCCAACGACGACCTGGCTGAGATTGTGACGCGCATCGATGCGGCGGG
Coding sequences within:
- a CDS encoding GNAT family N-acetyltransferase; the encoded protein is MNLEYVQVRPDHADALVALEASAFPTADRGELLSVAGVLKQCEMFPEGGFVVVDHDAGDRVVAFAMGCFVDFDFDRPQHHIDEVVGPLGSDYHLEFGEWYYGTDIAVANDYQRLGIGRQLYGLRKDLIRRLNRAGLVAGGVIPGFANHKNDMTAEEYVARVSARELTDPTLTMQLDNGFEALGALENYWTDQAVDSWASLIVWRNPDFDPECLAAQRAGIRPGPAHG
- the speB gene encoding agmatinase, which translates into the protein MDEVWRFAQFVTFAGVPSVELAGLAQGGADVVIVGAPLDWGATYRGGARFGPKAIREADYLDADAVRPHLPTGINPFDEFRVVDVGDVPVPPGYLEIGLDRIADAVEMIAAKGAVPIVLGGDHSITYGNGTGLARVHGPGSFGLVHFDAHADTGETNAGQLHGHGTPMRRLIESGAVPGNRFVQIGLRGYWPGPATVAWMAEQEMKVFLMSEIVDRGLRPVVADAVAACTDSASKGIFISVDVDVVDPGMAPGTGTPEPGGLTSRELLDTVRRLARELPVVGADIVEVSPPYDGPGQITAFLANRVVLEILNGMAERKVMGRS
- a CDS encoding FAD-dependent oxidoreductase, translated to MRLEEAKTTPFWWEAVQAKVTRPHLGGDLDVDVAIVGAGYTGLWTAYYLKEHDPSLKVAVLEKHHVGFGASGRNGGWCHAEYPLGIGVLAKEHGKSEAVRFMRALHESVVQVGRVVATEEIDCHFVQGGVLSVARSDVHLKRVKEQIEEARHLGLGKDDLRELSGTEARQMLNATGVIGGTWHPHGAAIQPALLVHGLAAACERRGVMIYEDSAVEQLAPRRVITRHGTVTAPMVVRATEGFTSDLPGFKRAMVPLYSLMVATEPLSDEMWEEIGLKTRPTFGDFRNLIIYGQRTVDGRLAFGGRGAPYYFGSSTAPENDIHDRVHAEIIRSLGELFPRLADVAITHRWGGALGAPRDWRPSVSIDRAAGIAWGGGYVGDGVNTAHLSGQTLADLILERDTDLVTMPWIQHEWKTWEPEPLRFVGINAGLWMAKAADASELRRGKASRWGTVGNWMRGKTR
- a CDS encoding GNAT family N-acetyltransferase; the protein is MSQCASLELAAFPQADPDDLLNADDLAAYARTFPEGFFVCLDGDRVVGQAGGILVDFDFDHPQHTIAEITGEHQCGNHNPDGAWYYGTDIVVDPEYRRRGIGKRLYELRKELVRKQNRRGIIAGGYIHGFADHKEVMSAADYVEKVAAGELYDRTLSFQLENGFEVRGVLADYIDDPDIDGWAALIVWSNPDHV
- a CDS encoding amidohydrolase, encoding MFGNGQVFLGDSARSWSHAVGVRDGKVAVVGSEAAVREEIGAGAVDVDLGGRFLIAGFQDAHVHPMMGGLARMRCNLEHVGDLGTALTVVAEYVMGTDTEWVLGGGWNYYWFEGGNPPAALLDAITDRPVYLGGADGHSGWANSTALRLVGITAATPDPRDGRIERLPDGSPQGTLHEGAMRLMERATPQPDAATLRAALLEGQRYLLSLGITAWQDAWVTEPIHETYRELAISGDLKATVRGCLWWDREREMGQLDELIEASREGVGSYDPRTIKLMLDGVCENHTAALLEPYLDQAGIETDNTGFDFIANDDLAEIVTRIDAAGLQCHFHALGDRAVRHALDAIEAARRVNGWTDTRPHLAHLQFVNLADIPRFRELGATANVQPLWAVLDESMSDLTIPFVGPDRALRQYPWQSLLAAGTTMAMGSDWSVSTPDVMAQIDVAVHRNDPTEGVDEVFLSDQRIGLADALMAFTAGSAYVNHRNTVSGSIERGKQADLVVLNADPFALERPRDVGVDMTMIAGEIVFGSVSA